The following are encoded in a window of Impatiens glandulifera chromosome 5, dImpGla2.1, whole genome shotgun sequence genomic DNA:
- the LOC124938538 gene encoding actin-related protein 2/3 complex subunit 1A-like isoform X2, translating into MAALDVHQFAPCITCHSWSPDHSMIAFCPNNNEVHIYKFAEEKWEKTHVLQKHDQLVSGIDWSVKSNRIVTSSHDRNSYVWNQEGSEWVPTLVILRLNRAALCVQWSPKENKFAVGSGAKTVCVCYYEQENNWWVSKLVRKRHDSSVTSVAWHPNNVLLATTSTDGKCRVFSTFIKGVDKKYSEYFTSLFSSFLLEQLIVQLDLSNSWAFGVRWSPSGNTLAYVGHNSMIYFVDEIGPSPSAQTVAFRDLPLRDVLFISEKIVIGVGYDCNPMVFTKDERGLWSFTKFLEERNKPSTGQKYTSQLSGTFGRLYGGQSRNENNSSKPHGNAHDNFINCIVPIKKVGNAKMTRFSTSGLDGRVVVWDLVNQDDLTEYL; encoded by the exons ATGGCGGCTCTCGATGTTCACCAGTTTGCGCCCTGCATTACATGTCATTCTTGGAGCCCAGACCACTCTA TGATTGCATTTTGTCCAAACAACAATGaggttcatatatataaatttgcgGAAGAGAAATGGGAGAAGACGCATGTTCTTCAGAAG CATGATCAACTTGTTTCAGGTATTGACTGGAGCGTAAAATCCAACAGAATAGTTACGTCATCTCATGATAGGAACTC GTATGTCTGGAACCAAGAAGGATCAGAATGGGTCCCAACCTTGGTTATCCTTAGACTTAATCGTGCAGCTCTTTGTGTTCAGTGGAGTCCAAAAG AAAACAAGTTTGCTGTTGGAAGTGGTGCTAAAACAGTTTGCGTTTGCTATTATGAGCAAGAGAATAATTG GTGGGTCAGCAAACTTGTTAGGAAAAGACATGATTCTTCTGTGACAAGTGTTGCCTGGCATCCAAATAAC GTTCTTCTGGCTACTACTTCAACCGATGGAAAATGTCGGGTTTTCTCCACATTCATAAAGGGTGTTGATAAAAAGTATTCTG AATATTTCACctctcttttttcttcttttttgttgGAGCAGCTAATAGTCCAGCTTGATCTCTCAAATTCCTGGGCATTTGGAGTTAGATGGTCACCAAGTGGTAATACCTTGGCTTATGTAG GTCATAATTCAATGATATACTTTGTTGATGAAATTGGTCCATCTCCCTCTGCTCAAACTGTAGCATTTCGTGATTTGCCCCTCCGTGAT GTGCTATTTATTTCTGAGAAAATAGTTATTGGAGTGGGTTACGACTGCAATCCAATGGTTTTCACTAAAGATGAAAGGGGGTTATG gaGCTTTACCAAATTTCTTGAGGAAAGGAACAAACCTTCTACAGGGCAAAAATACACTTCACAG CTCTCTGGAACATTTGGAAGATTGTATGGTGGTCAATCAAGAAACGAAAACAACAGTTCAAAACCACATGGAAATGCTCATGATAACTTTATCAA CTGCATCGTGCCAATAAAGAAAGTCGGAAATGCTAAAATGACTCGCTTCAGTACGTCAG GTCTAGATGGTAGGGTGGTTGTATGGGATTTGGTGAATCAAGACGATTTAACCGAATACTTGTGA
- the LOC124939488 gene encoding guanosine nucleotide diphosphate dissociation inhibitor 1-like, whose translation MDRNDYYGGESTSLNLKQLWKRFRGNDQPPPHLGSSKDYNVDMIPKFMMANDSLVRVLIHTDVAKYLYFKAVDGSYVYNKGKVYKVPATDVEALKSPLMGIFEKRRARKFIIYVQNYDEKDQKTHEGMDLTRILTRDLFTKYGLDENTVDFVGHAFALHRDDRYLNEPALDTVKRMKLYAESLARFQGGSPYIYPLYGLGELPQAFARLSAAYGGTYMLSKPDCVVEFNEVGEVVGVTSEGETVKCKKVVCDPSYLPNKVRKVGRVARAICIMSHPIPNTNDSHSVQVILPQKQLGRKSDMYLFCCSYTHNVAPNGKFIAFVSTEAETDQPEIELKPGIDLLGHVEEMFIDVYDRYEPSLDNCFISTVSS comes from the exons ATGGACCGGAATGACTATTATGGAGGAGAGTCCACTTCTCTCAATCTTAAACAG cTCTGGAAGAGATTTAGAGGAAATGATCAACCGCCGCCTCATTTAGGTTCAAGCAAGGACTACAATGTAGATATGATTCCAAAG tttATGATGGCCAATGACAGTCTTGTTCGGGTCCTCATTCACACAGATGTAGCAAAATATTTGTACTTTAAAGCAGTGGATGGAAGCTATGTCTACAACAAAGGAAAG GTCTACAAGGTACCAGCAACTGATGTGGAAGCCCTCAAATCTCCCCTTATGGGTATTTTTGAGAAGCGTCGTGCTCGGAAATTCATCATCTATGTCCAGAATTATGATGAAAAGGATCAAAAAACACACGAGGGAATGGATCTAACTAGGATTCTAACTAGAGATCTTTTCAC aaaATACGGTCTGGATGAAAACACTGTGGACTTTGTTGGTCATGCATTCGCCTTACACAGAGATGACCGATACTTGAATGAACCTGCATTAGATACCGTGAAAAGAATGA AGCTTTATGCAGAGTCTCTGGCTCGTTTTCAAGGCGGTTCACCCTACATATACCCATTGTATGGTTTGGGAGAGCTCCCCCAG GCATTTGCTCGGCTTAGTGCTGCCTATGGCGGGACTTACATGTTGAGCAAACCTGACTGCGTG GTGGAGTTCAATGAAGTAGGTGAGGTTGTTGGTGTGACATCGGAAGGTGAAACTGTCAAGTGCAAGAAAGTTGTATGTGATCCTTCTTACTTGCCCAATAAG GTGAGAAAAGTGGGAAGGGTTGCTAGGGCAATATGCATAATGAGCCATCCGATCCCCAACACCAATGATTCACATTCTGTCCAGGTCATTCTTCCACAAAAGCAGTTGGGTCGAAAATCGGACAT GTATCTTTTCTGTTGCTCTTATACTCACAATGTGGCTCCAAATGGGAAGTTCATAGCATTTGTGTCAACAGAGGCAGAAACTGATCAGCCGGAGATTGAACTCAAACCTGGGATCGATCTTCTAGGCCATGTTGAGGAGATGTTCATTGATGTATACGACAGATATGAGCCTTCTCTGGACAATTGCTTTAtatccactgtgagttcttaa
- the LOC124938538 gene encoding actin-related protein 2/3 complex subunit 1A-like isoform X1, with the protein MAALDVHQFAPCITCHSWSPDHSMIAFCPNNNEVHIYKFAEEKWEKTHVLQKHDQLVSGIDWSVKSNRIVTSSHDRNSYVWNQEGSEWVPTLVILRLNRAALCVQWSPKENKFAVGSGAKTVCVCYYEQENNWWVSKLVRKRHDSSVTSVAWHPNNVLLATTSTDGKCRVFSTFIKGVDKKESGKAAASDSKFGELIVQLDLSNSWAFGVRWSPSGNTLAYVGHNSMIYFVDEIGPSPSAQTVAFRDLPLRDVLFISEKIVIGVGYDCNPMVFTKDERGLWSFTKFLEERNKPSTGQKYTSQLSGTFGRLYGGQSRNENNSSKPHGNAHDNFINCIVPIKKVGNAKMTRFSTSGLDGRVVVWDLVNQDDLTEYL; encoded by the exons ATGGCGGCTCTCGATGTTCACCAGTTTGCGCCCTGCATTACATGTCATTCTTGGAGCCCAGACCACTCTA TGATTGCATTTTGTCCAAACAACAATGaggttcatatatataaatttgcgGAAGAGAAATGGGAGAAGACGCATGTTCTTCAGAAG CATGATCAACTTGTTTCAGGTATTGACTGGAGCGTAAAATCCAACAGAATAGTTACGTCATCTCATGATAGGAACTC GTATGTCTGGAACCAAGAAGGATCAGAATGGGTCCCAACCTTGGTTATCCTTAGACTTAATCGTGCAGCTCTTTGTGTTCAGTGGAGTCCAAAAG AAAACAAGTTTGCTGTTGGAAGTGGTGCTAAAACAGTTTGCGTTTGCTATTATGAGCAAGAGAATAATTG GTGGGTCAGCAAACTTGTTAGGAAAAGACATGATTCTTCTGTGACAAGTGTTGCCTGGCATCCAAATAAC GTTCTTCTGGCTACTACTTCAACCGATGGAAAATGTCGGGTTTTCTCCACATTCATAAAGGGTGTTGATAAAAA GGAATCAGGAAAAGCCGCTGCATCAGATTCTAAATTCGGAGAG CTAATAGTCCAGCTTGATCTCTCAAATTCCTGGGCATTTGGAGTTAGATGGTCACCAAGTGGTAATACCTTGGCTTATGTAG GTCATAATTCAATGATATACTTTGTTGATGAAATTGGTCCATCTCCCTCTGCTCAAACTGTAGCATTTCGTGATTTGCCCCTCCGTGAT GTGCTATTTATTTCTGAGAAAATAGTTATTGGAGTGGGTTACGACTGCAATCCAATGGTTTTCACTAAAGATGAAAGGGGGTTATG gaGCTTTACCAAATTTCTTGAGGAAAGGAACAAACCTTCTACAGGGCAAAAATACACTTCACAG CTCTCTGGAACATTTGGAAGATTGTATGGTGGTCAATCAAGAAACGAAAACAACAGTTCAAAACCACATGGAAATGCTCATGATAACTTTATCAA CTGCATCGTGCCAATAAAGAAAGTCGGAAATGCTAAAATGACTCGCTTCAGTACGTCAG GTCTAGATGGTAGGGTGGTTGTATGGGATTTGGTGAATCAAGACGATTTAACCGAATACTTGTGA